A window of the Podarcis raffonei isolate rPodRaf1 chromosome 4, rPodRaf1.pri, whole genome shotgun sequence genome harbors these coding sequences:
- the ALOX5AP gene encoding arachidonate 5-lipoxygenase-activating protein — MDQEVVGYIVLLVIVTLLSVVQNAFFASKVEQESKNSTGKIVHRGGTSPFERVFTANQNCRDAYPTFLAVLWCAGLLCSQAPAAFAGLMYLFVRQKYFVGYMGERTQSTPGYIFGKRIIAFLFLMSAAGVLNYYLGYFFGSDFQMYIKTITGTISPLLLIP; from the exons ATGGACCAAGAAGTGGTGGGGTACATTGTCCTCCTGGTCATCGTTACGCTTTTAAGCGTCGTCCAAAATG CCTTTTTTGCAAGCAAAGTAGAGCAGGAAAGCAAGAACAGTACGGGCAAAATTGTTCACCGTGGCGGTACATCTCCCTTTGAGCGAGTCTTTACAGCCAA CCAAAACTGCAGAGACGCCTACCCTACCTTTCTTGCTGTGCTTTGGTGTGCTGGCTTGCTGTGTAGTCAAG CTCCTGCTGCCTTTGCGGGACTGATGTACTTGTTTGTGAGACAGAAGTACTTTGTCGGCTATATGGGGGAAAGGACACAGAG cacTCCTGGTTACATTTTCGGAAAACGCATCATAGCTTTCCTGTTCCTTATGTCTGCCGCTGGAGTCCTCAACTATTACCTGGGTTACTTTTTTGGAAGCGATTTTCAAATGTATATAAAAACCATAACTGGTACCATCTCCCCGCTGCTGCTTATTCCTTAA